A DNA window from Rhizobium sp. NXC14 contains the following coding sequences:
- a CDS encoding valine--tRNA ligase, with protein MLDKTYDSAAVEPKIAAKWDEADAFRAGANAKPGAETFTIVIPPPNVTGSLHMGHALNNTLQDIMVRFERMRGKDVLWQPGMDHAGIATQMVVERKLMEQQLPGRREMGREAFIDKIWEWKSESGGLIFNQLKRLGASCDWSRERFTMDEGLSQAVLEVFVTLYKEGLIYKDKRLVNWDPKLLTAISDMEVEQHEVKGHLWHLRYPLEPGVTYQYPIAFDEEGKPIEFETRDYIVVATTRPETMLGDTGVAVNPEDERYKPIIGKHVILPIVGRRIPIVADSYADPTAGTGAVKITPAHDFNDFEVGKRAKLRAINVMNVDGTIAIKDNEDFLEGLDNPAALHGAWDRLEGQDRFYARKVIVEIFEEAGLLDKIEPHKHMVPHGDRGGVPIEPRLTEQWFVDNKTLGQPALESVREGRTRFIPRNWENTYFNWLENIEPWCISRQLWWGHQIPAWYGPDGQVFVEKTEEEALQAAIQHYLSHEGPMKAYVEDLLENFKPGEILTRDEDVLDTWFSSALWPFSTLGWPDETPELARYYPTNVLVTGFDIIPFWVVRMMQMGLHFMKDENGDPVEPFHTIYIHALVRDKNGQKMSKSKGNVIDPLELIDEYGADALRFTLAIMAAQGRDVKLDPARIAGYRNFGTKLWNATRFAEMNGAKSDPHFVPEAAELTINRWILTELARTERDVTEALEAFRFNDAAGALYRFVWNEVCDWYLELLKPVFNGDDEGAKAEAQACSAYILEEIYKLLHPFMPFMTEELWAHTAGEGKERDTLVCHAEWPAPSYADDAAADEINWLIDLVSGIRSVRAEMNVPPSATAPLVVVKANNLTRERLFRHDAAIKRLARVEAISLSDDAPKGAAQIVVAEATVCLPLGNLIDLSAEKARLEKSIAKMDGEIARINGKLSNEKFVANANPEVVEAERERLDELKGQIASLKTALLRVSEAG; from the coding sequence ATGCTCGACAAGACCTATGATTCCGCCGCAGTCGAACCGAAAATCGCCGCGAAATGGGATGAGGCGGACGCCTTCCGCGCCGGCGCGAACGCCAAACCGGGGGCCGAGACCTTCACCATCGTGATCCCGCCGCCAAACGTCACCGGTTCGCTCCATATGGGGCACGCGCTGAACAATACGCTGCAGGACATCATGGTGCGCTTCGAGCGCATGCGCGGCAAGGACGTGCTCTGGCAGCCGGGCATGGATCACGCCGGCATCGCCACCCAGATGGTCGTCGAGCGCAAGCTGATGGAGCAGCAGCTGCCGGGCCGCCGCGAGATGGGCCGCGAAGCCTTCATCGACAAGATCTGGGAGTGGAAGTCGGAATCGGGCGGCCTAATCTTCAACCAGCTGAAGCGCCTCGGCGCGTCCTGCGACTGGTCACGCGAGCGCTTCACCATGGACGAAGGCCTGTCGCAAGCCGTTCTCGAGGTTTTCGTCACGCTCTATAAGGAAGGCCTGATTTACAAGGACAAGCGCCTCGTCAATTGGGACCCAAAACTCCTGACGGCGATTTCCGACATGGAGGTCGAACAACACGAGGTGAAGGGTCATCTCTGGCATCTGCGCTATCCGCTCGAGCCCGGCGTCACCTATCAATATCCGATCGCCTTCGACGAGGAAGGCAAGCCGATTGAGTTCGAGACGCGTGACTATATCGTTGTCGCCACGACGCGGCCGGAGACGATGCTCGGCGATACCGGCGTTGCCGTGAACCCCGAAGACGAGCGTTACAAGCCGATCATCGGCAAGCATGTGATCCTGCCGATCGTCGGCCGCAGGATACCGATCGTCGCCGATTCCTATGCTGATCCGACGGCCGGCACAGGTGCGGTGAAGATCACGCCTGCCCATGATTTCAACGACTTTGAAGTCGGCAAGCGCGCGAAGCTACGGGCGATCAACGTCATGAACGTCGATGGCACCATTGCCATCAAGGACAATGAAGATTTCCTTGAAGGTCTCGACAATCCGGCGGCGCTGCATGGCGCCTGGGACCGTCTGGAAGGGCAGGACCGCTTCTATGCACGCAAGGTCATCGTCGAGATCTTCGAAGAGGCCGGCCTTCTCGACAAGATCGAACCGCACAAGCATATGGTCCCGCATGGCGACCGTGGCGGCGTGCCGATCGAGCCGCGGCTGACGGAACAATGGTTTGTCGACAACAAGACATTGGGGCAGCCTGCCCTGGAGTCCGTACGCGAGGGAAGGACCAGATTTATTCCCAGGAACTGGGAAAACACCTACTTCAATTGGCTGGAGAACATCGAACCGTGGTGTATCTCCCGCCAGCTCTGGTGGGGCCATCAGATTCCCGCTTGGTACGGTCCCGACGGCCAAGTCTTCGTCGAAAAAACCGAGGAGGAGGCGCTGCAGGCGGCGATCCAGCATTACCTCTCGCATGAGGGGCCGATGAAGGCCTATGTCGAGGACCTGCTCGAAAACTTCAAGCCTGGCGAAATCCTGACGCGGGACGAGGACGTGCTCGACACATGGTTCTCTTCCGCGCTCTGGCCTTTCTCGACGCTCGGCTGGCCCGACGAGACGCCGGAACTTGCGCGTTACTACCCGACGAATGTCCTCGTCACCGGTTTCGATATCATCCCGTTCTGGGTCGTTCGCATGATGCAGATGGGCCTGCATTTCATGAAGGACGAGAATGGCGATCCAGTCGAACCCTTCCATACGATCTATATCCACGCACTGGTGCGCGATAAGAACGGGCAGAAGATGTCGAAGTCGAAGGGCAACGTCATCGACCCGCTGGAACTGATCGACGAATACGGCGCCGACGCGCTGCGCTTCACCCTGGCGATCATGGCCGCACAGGGCCGTGACGTGAAGCTCGATCCGGCCCGCATCGCCGGCTATCGCAATTTCGGCACCAAGCTCTGGAACGCCACGCGTTTTGCCGAGATGAACGGTGCAAAGAGCGATCCGCACTTCGTGCCGGAGGCCGCCGAGCTCACCATCAACCGCTGGATCCTGACGGAACTTGCCCGTACGGAACGTGACGTAACGGAAGCGCTTGAAGCCTTCCGCTTCAACGATGCCGCCGGCGCGCTCTACCGTTTCGTCTGGAACGAAGTCTGCGACTGGTATCTCGAGCTTCTGAAGCCGGTCTTCAATGGCGATGACGAAGGCGCCAAGGCCGAAGCCCAGGCCTGCAGCGCCTATATTCTCGAAGAGATCTATAAGCTCTTGCATCCCTTCATGCCCTTCATGACCGAAGAGCTTTGGGCGCATACCGCAGGCGAAGGCAAGGAACGCGACACGCTGGTCTGCCATGCCGAATGGCCGGCGCCGTCCTACGCCGATGACGCAGCCGCCGACGAGATCAATTGGCTGATCGACCTCGTTTCCGGCATCCGCTCCGTGCGCGCCGAAATGAACGTGCCGCCGTCGGCGACCGCCCCGCTGGTCGTCGTCAAGGCCAACAATCTCACGCGCGAAAGGCTGTTCCGCCACGACGCCGCCATCAAACGGCTTGCCCGCGTGGAAGCGATATCGCTCTCCGACGATGCGCCGAAGGGCGCGGCCCAGATCGTCGTCGCCGAAGCCACCGTCTGCCTGCCGCTCGGCAATCTGATCGATCTTTCCGCCGAAAAGGCCCGTCTGGAAAAGTCGATTGCCAAGATGGATGGCGAAATCGCCCGCATCAATGGCAAGCTTTCCAACGAGAAGTTCGTCGCCAATGCCAACCCCGAGGTGGTCGAGGCCGAGCGCGAGCGTCTCGATGAGTTGAAGGGGCAGATCGCCAGCTTGAAAACCGCCCTTTTGAGGGTGAGCGAAGCCGGATAA
- a CDS encoding OmpP1/FadL family transporter: protein MASRMFSKGVTSLVLLSSLASPSFAGGLERGGYNIDQLFDTSPFSFQSGVTYVTPQRKLKDVRDTNTSILTGGGNLNSRPDTADDTSNYTIPYIGFKAGFADTIDCLVDYSEPFGGHTNPGLNWAGANNNIETEIKTRNYGGTCSYRFDVGPGQLRFIGGAFYQEVEGFKERLVSTLPLLLGTGTGVGRLDIDDSGWGWRAGIAYEIPEYAMRASLVYNSRVKYDDLSGTVDLRQVPVVPLYGGLVTPVSGSAEAPDSLELKLQSGIAPDWLAFGSVKWTNWSVLQSVAFCPTNGLPCPAGGLTSLDLLYRDGWTISGGVGHKFNEQWAGAVSLTWDRGTSQGYGAQTDSWTLGLGAAYTPTEHIEWRFAGAVGVLTSGSSGAVTRNGVTYGDDVSYSFDDDLVAALSTSIKIKF, encoded by the coding sequence ATGGCATCGCGTATGTTTTCCAAGGGCGTAACGTCGCTCGTTCTTCTTTCGTCGCTCGCCTCGCCGTCTTTCGCCGGTGGCCTGGAGCGCGGCGGCTATAACATCGACCAGCTGTTCGATACGTCGCCTTTCTCATTTCAGTCGGGCGTGACTTACGTCACGCCGCAGCGTAAGCTGAAGGACGTCCGAGACACGAATACGTCGATACTTACAGGGGGCGGCAATCTGAACAGCCGTCCAGACACGGCTGACGATACCTCAAATTACACCATCCCCTATATTGGTTTTAAGGCCGGTTTCGCCGATACGATCGACTGCCTCGTCGACTATTCGGAGCCCTTTGGTGGGCATACCAACCCCGGTCTGAACTGGGCCGGCGCCAACAATAACATTGAGACGGAGATCAAGACCCGCAACTATGGCGGCACCTGCTCCTATCGTTTTGACGTCGGCCCTGGGCAGCTTCGCTTCATTGGCGGCGCTTTCTATCAGGAAGTCGAAGGCTTCAAGGAACGTCTGGTTTCAACGCTTCCGCTTCTGCTTGGGACTGGAACCGGCGTCGGTCGTCTGGATATCGACGACAGCGGTTGGGGCTGGCGCGCCGGCATCGCTTATGAGATCCCGGAATATGCGATGCGTGCGAGCCTGGTCTATAACAGTCGCGTCAAGTACGATGACCTGTCCGGGACCGTCGATCTCCGTCAGGTTCCGGTGGTGCCGTTATACGGCGGCTTAGTCACGCCTGTTTCCGGTTCCGCCGAAGCGCCGGATTCGCTGGAGTTGAAGCTGCAAAGCGGTATCGCTCCGGATTGGCTTGCATTCGGATCGGTTAAATGGACGAATTGGAGCGTCCTGCAGTCGGTAGCATTCTGCCCGACCAACGGCCTGCCTTGCCCCGCGGGTGGTCTAACCTCGCTCGACCTTCTTTATCGTGATGGTTGGACGATCTCCGGCGGTGTTGGCCACAAGTTCAATGAACAATGGGCCGGTGCAGTCAGCCTGACATGGGACCGCGGCACAAGCCAAGGCTATGGCGCGCAGACAGACAGCTGGACGCTCGGTCTCGGCGCGGCCTATACGCCCACAGAGCATATCGAATGGCGCTTTGCAGGGGCCGTGGGCGTGTTGACGAGCGGTTCGTCTGGTGCTGTGACCCGGAATGGCGTCACATATGGAGATGATGTCTCCTATTCCTTTGACGATGATCTGGTCGCTGCACTGTCGACAAGCATAAAGATCAAGTTCTAA
- the exoR gene encoding exopolysaccharide production regulator ExoR has translation MVTSEFKLFKFMLVSMWVAISLSGPVHAFDIKSDVSKESGPFDLFKFGFKAYKNGQKEEAVEAYKYAAEKGHTGSRWALANMYADGDGVTQDDFEAFKIYSEIAQQGVEPGSEDTGFFVNALLSLANYYKHGIAGSPVKIDLTQARQLYFQVASTFGVPEAQFQLAQMMLAGEGGSSSPQQAKKWLNQARKSGHPGAMAVFGNILFDEGQTARGLALMTAALDRCKPKDCSWMEALQEQAFSVANEADRRTAVSLSHAIASGSD, from the coding sequence ATGGTAACGTCCGAGTTCAAACTGTTCAAATTCATGCTGGTGAGCATGTGGGTGGCAATATCGCTGTCCGGTCCGGTTCATGCTTTCGACATCAAGAGCGACGTCAGCAAGGAGTCCGGTCCTTTCGATCTGTTCAAGTTCGGCTTCAAGGCCTATAAAAACGGACAGAAGGAGGAGGCGGTAGAAGCCTACAAATACGCCGCCGAAAAGGGTCATACCGGTTCGCGCTGGGCGCTCGCCAACATGTATGCCGATGGTGACGGCGTCACCCAGGACGATTTCGAAGCCTTCAAGATCTATAGTGAGATCGCCCAGCAGGGTGTCGAACCCGGCTCGGAAGACACAGGCTTCTTCGTCAACGCTCTTCTCTCGCTCGCCAATTACTACAAGCACGGTATTGCCGGCAGCCCTGTCAAGATCGATCTCACTCAGGCGCGCCAGCTTTATTTCCAGGTGGCCTCCACCTTTGGCGTTCCCGAAGCACAGTTCCAGCTGGCGCAGATGATGCTGGCCGGCGAGGGCGGTAGTTCCAGCCCGCAGCAGGCGAAAAAGTGGTTGAACCAGGCCCGCAAGAGTGGCCATCCCGGCGCCATGGCCGTTTTCGGAAACATCCTTTTCGACGAAGGCCAGACGGCTCGCGGTCTCGCGCTGATGACCGCCGCTCTCGATCGCTGCAAGCCGAAGGATTGCAGCTGGATGGAAGCGCTGCAGGAGCAGGCCTTCTCGGTTGCCAATGAGGCCGACCGTCGCACGGCAGTTTCGCTGTCGCACGCCATCGCGAGCGGTTCCGACTGA